The Lacrimispora xylanolytica genome has a segment encoding these proteins:
- a CDS encoding sensor histidine kinase, translating into MDTKLKNRHKISILLAIVVIVSAAAVMVGLYPFFKNESARYEEPVYQQQTFLKYLVYGNYVLSMEQVRNNQGDIISPFQFFFPKAAEEMKNQTEETVAAAETNQADADVQEGAIENEITVDLSESNSGTRSEYLSHLRQKTMRSYNNWKNCFDSIRNSLDYQILNENGQVISDHSGGKTILGNDKYEFQTVLKYDGMGRMEVVSIHGDNTARLLTLLQDFGDKDPMMEDYWEQFLYEPDLRLQNPKNITITYGMTADQITAFKDTAAGFSNTYDDSDSILKIFVGLICAVTVLAFLFSFLDVTLPDSSRIFRTPFEIVTGVGCGGVAFGAGLTNLVIVTNQGDLFETLLRANFLPGVAGIMVKLWNLLWWSLPFAVVYWAVLCLRDVLSIGIKRYLRERTLIGWFCGWLKMICIKVYHYVGDINLKEQSDKTIFRIVGVNFLILAILCSLWFFGIGALFFYSILLFFIMRKYYRDLSGKYRVLLKATNQIAEGNLEVSIEEDLSVFEPFKKEIQKIQSGFKVAVDEEVKSQKLKTDLISNMSHDLKTPLTAIITYVNLLKDERVTPEQRKAYIDILEQKSMRLKSLIEDLFEISKANSNNVTLNLEEVDIVSLLKEVSLELSDKIEESTIDFRWNLPDEKIVLPLDGQKTYRIFDNLLTNIIKYAMPNTRAYIDMKKEDGFVVISLKNVSAAELTFNPNEITERFARGDQSRNTEGSGLGMAIAKSFVELQNGKLFVEIEADLFRVSIRWPVD; encoded by the coding sequence TTGGATACAAAATTGAAAAACAGGCATAAGATCAGCATACTTCTTGCAATTGTTGTAATTGTATCCGCTGCCGCTGTCATGGTAGGACTCTATCCCTTTTTTAAGAATGAGTCCGCCAGATACGAGGAGCCGGTATACCAGCAGCAGACATTTTTAAAATATCTTGTATATGGAAATTATGTTCTTTCCATGGAACAGGTCCGTAATAATCAAGGCGACATCATATCCCCCTTTCAGTTTTTCTTTCCCAAAGCAGCAGAGGAGATGAAAAACCAGACAGAGGAAACCGTGGCCGCAGCGGAGACGAATCAGGCGGATGCGGATGTCCAGGAGGGGGCGATCGAGAATGAAATTACGGTGGATTTAAGTGAGAGTAATAGCGGAACCCGTTCTGAATATTTATCCCATCTTCGCCAGAAGACCATGCGCAGCTACAATAACTGGAAAAACTGCTTTGACAGCATAAGAAACTCTCTGGATTACCAGATTCTCAATGAAAATGGGCAGGTGATATCCGACCACTCCGGTGGAAAGACCATACTGGGGAATGATAAATATGAGTTCCAGACCGTACTTAAGTACGACGGCATGGGCAGAATGGAAGTAGTCTCCATTCACGGAGACAATACAGCCAGGCTTCTTACACTTTTGCAGGATTTTGGGGATAAGGACCCTATGATGGAGGATTATTGGGAGCAGTTTTTATATGAACCGGATCTAAGGCTTCAGAATCCTAAAAATATAACCATCACCTATGGAATGACAGCAGATCAGATTACTGCTTTTAAGGATACAGCCGCTGGTTTTTCTAACACTTACGACGATTCCGACAGCATTCTGAAAATATTTGTAGGACTCATCTGTGCCGTTACCGTTCTTGCATTCCTGTTCTCTTTTCTGGATGTGACATTGCCAGACAGCAGCCGGATTTTCAGAACTCCATTTGAAATCGTAACAGGTGTGGGCTGTGGCGGAGTTGCTTTTGGTGCCGGCCTTACCAATCTTGTCATTGTTACCAATCAGGGAGATTTATTTGAAACCCTTCTGAGGGCCAATTTTCTTCCCGGTGTGGCAGGGATCATGGTAAAGCTATGGAACCTTCTTTGGTGGTCACTGCCTTTTGCAGTCGTCTATTGGGCAGTTCTGTGCCTGCGGGATGTACTTAGTATTGGTATCAAACGTTATCTTAGAGAACGTACCTTAATCGGGTGGTTCTGTGGCTGGTTAAAGATGATATGCATTAAAGTCTACCATTATGTAGGAGATATTAATTTAAAAGAACAGTCAGACAAAACCATATTTCGTATTGTTGGAGTTAACTTTCTTATCCTTGCCATTCTCTGCAGCCTGTGGTTTTTTGGAATTGGAGCACTATTCTTTTATTCCATTCTTTTATTCTTTATTATGAGGAAGTATTACAGAGACCTAAGTGGGAAATACCGAGTGCTTTTAAAAGCCACCAACCAGATTGCGGAAGGAAACTTAGAGGTGTCCATAGAGGAGGATCTAAGTGTGTTCGAACCATTTAAAAAGGAGATTCAAAAAATACAAAGCGGGTTTAAAGTAGCAGTTGATGAGGAAGTGAAAAGCCAGAAGCTGAAAACGGACTTGATCAGCAACATGTCTCACGACTTAAAGACACCACTGACTGCCATCATCACCTATGTAAATCTCTTAAAGGATGAAAGAGTGACGCCGGAACAGCGTAAGGCTTATATTGATATACTGGAACAGAAGTCCATGCGTTTGAAGTCCCTGATTGAAGACCTTTTCGAGATTAGCAAAGCCAACAGCAATAATGTGACCCTGAATTTGGAAGAGGTAGATATAGTCAGCCTCTTAAAGGAAGTAAGCCTGGAGTTAAGCGATAAAATTGAAGAATCCACCATTGATTTTCGCTGGAATCTGCCGGATGAAAAAATTGTTCTTCCCTTAGATGGTCAGAAAACCTACCGCATCTTTGACAACCTTCTGACCAATATCATAAAATACGCCATGCCAAATACCAGAGCCTATATTGATATGAAAAAGGAAGACGGATTTGTGGTAATCAGCCTTAAAAATGTTTCTGCCGCTGAGCTGACCTTTAATCCAAACGAAATCACAGAGCGGTTTGCAAGAGGAGACCAGTCCAGGAATACGGAAGGCTCAGGCCTTGGAATGGCCATTGCCAAAAGCTTTGTAGAGCTTCAAAACGGAAAGCTTTTTGTAGAAATCGAGGCAGATTTATTCCGTGTCAGCATACGCTGGCCAGTGGATTAG
- a CDS encoding response regulator transcription factor has protein sequence MEANHILLVEDDKEIREGVEIYLRSQGYEVFQAADGLEGLKILDREEIHLAIVDVMMPRMDGITMTVKLREKYDFPVIILSAKSEEVDKIMGLNIGADDYVSKPFTPMELLARVNSQLRRYKKYMDMLEAKEEKERSNVYVIGGLELNEDTVEVFVDEKPVKLTPIEFKILALLMKNPGRVFSAEEIYERVWNERAINTDTIMVHVRKIREKIEIDPKEPKYLKVVWGVGYKIEKQA, from the coding sequence ATGGAAGCAAATCACATTTTATTAGTGGAAGATGATAAAGAAATCCGAGAAGGAGTGGAAATATACTTAAGAAGCCAGGGATATGAGGTGTTCCAGGCGGCAGATGGGTTAGAAGGGCTTAAGATTCTTGATAGGGAAGAGATTCACCTGGCAATCGTGGATGTAATGATGCCCAGAATGGATGGAATCACCATGACCGTAAAGCTGAGAGAAAAATACGATTTTCCTGTCATCATTTTATCAGCTAAATCAGAAGAAGTGGATAAGATCATGGGGCTTAATATCGGTGCGGATGATTACGTATCCAAGCCATTTACCCCAATGGAGCTGTTAGCCAGGGTCAATTCCCAGTTAAGACGGTACAAAAAGTATATGGATATGCTGGAAGCAAAGGAAGAGAAGGAACGGAGCAATGTCTATGTCATCGGAGGACTGGAGCTTAACGAGGACACGGTGGAGGTGTTCGTAGATGAGAAGCCGGTAAAGTTAACTCCCATTGAATTTAAGATTCTAGCTCTTCTTATGAAAAATCCCGGAAGAGTTTTTTCGGCAGAAGAGATATACGAAAGAGTCTGGAACGAACGTGCCATTAATACAGATACCATTATGGTGCATGTAAGAAAAATCCGGGAAAAGATTGAGATAGATCCTAAGGAACCAAAATATCTAAAGGTGGTGTGGGGAGTTGGATACAAAATTGAAAAACAGGCATAA
- a CDS encoding 3'-5' exoribonuclease YhaM family protein → MRYIESFREGMHVSDVYLCKNRQVCLTKSGKEYGNVILQDKTGTIDAKIWDLNSPGIGNFESMDYVFIDADVTVFQNSNQLNIKRARKAEEGEYVPGDYLPVSTKDIGLMYEELLGFIRSLKNPYLKKLLESFFVEDAAFAKAFQFHSAAKSVHHGFVGGLLEHTLSVVKLCDYYAGYYPLINRDLLLTAAMFHDVGKTKELSAFPENDYTDDGQLLGHIIIGTEMISERMKTIPGFPEKTATELKHCILAHHGELEYGSPKKPAIIEALALNFADNTDAKMESMIEVLRGAGDNSGWLGFNRLMDTNIRKTTE, encoded by the coding sequence ATGAGATATATAGAATCATTCCGTGAAGGGATGCATGTTTCAGATGTGTATTTATGTAAAAACAGACAGGTTTGCCTGACAAAATCAGGAAAAGAGTACGGCAATGTGATCCTTCAGGATAAGACAGGCACGATTGATGCCAAGATATGGGATTTGAATTCTCCTGGAATCGGCAATTTTGAATCCATGGATTACGTTTTCATTGATGCAGATGTTACCGTATTCCAGAATTCCAATCAGCTTAACATCAAACGTGCCCGCAAAGCAGAAGAAGGAGAATATGTGCCTGGGGATTATCTGCCTGTTTCCACGAAAGACATTGGACTCATGTATGAAGAGCTCCTTGGCTTTATCAGATCCTTAAAGAATCCTTACTTAAAGAAGCTGTTAGAAAGCTTTTTTGTAGAGGATGCTGCATTTGCCAAGGCATTTCAATTCCATTCCGCAGCGAAAAGTGTTCATCATGGGTTTGTAGGAGGACTGTTAGAGCATACCTTAAGCGTAGTAAAGCTGTGTGACTACTATGCAGGATATTATCCTCTTATCAACCGGGATCTGCTTTTAACTGCAGCCATGTTCCACGATGTGGGCAAGACAAAGGAACTCTCTGCATTTCCGGAAAATGATTATACCGACGACGGACAGCTTTTAGGCCACATCATCATCGGAACCGAGATGATCAGTGAGAGAATGAAAACCATTCCTGGATTCCCGGAAAAGACTGCAACTGAGCTTAAGCACTGCATTTTGGCCCACCATGGGGAACTGGAATACGGCTCGCCGAAAAAACCGGCGATTATAGAAGCGCTTGCTCTTAATTTTGCAGATAATACGGATGCAAAGATGGAAAGCATGATCGAAGTGTTAAGAGGGGCAGGAGATAACAGTGGCTGGCTTGGTTTTAACCGTCTCATGGACACAAATATCAGAAAGACGACAGAATAA
- a CDS encoding S1C family serine protease — protein sequence MPDHNGPDDRKTEPRRFINEKIVKQPMSKEDILKRSLGFLATAVVFGFVAAVTFVISRPVAERWFVREATTEGTPVTIPKDDPEAASSEALAASTEVQTEPIEDILKSAMEKYPFSMEDLNTLYGNMKTLVQKADKGIVTVHSVKTQKDWFNNPVENSGLYAGVITAFANQELLVLTPEGAVEDADAIRVAFTDGTEVQGTIKQRDKLSGMAIVSVSTEGLGRALLEEIKALELGNSYSVKQGDLVIAIGGPAGMVHSSGYGFISYITKNVQVTDGMTRVLYTDVKGNAGTGTFLMNTSGQIIGWTTDEYKNEGNTNMTAAMAISDYKNILEKISNGEAYPYFGIKGQEVSAAMNSSGMPLGVYVVEVNGDSPAYNAGIQCGDIITSMGGDTIVTMKDFQILLEKSTPGQVIPVTVSRSGREEYKKIQFQVTIGAR from the coding sequence ATGCCGGATCATAACGGGCCAGATGATAGAAAGACGGAGCCCCGTCGGTTTATTAACGAAAAAATAGTCAAGCAGCCTATGTCAAAGGAAGATATTTTAAAAAGGTCTCTGGGTTTTTTGGCGACTGCAGTTGTTTTCGGATTTGTTGCGGCGGTTACATTTGTCATATCAAGACCAGTTGCTGAAAGGTGGTTCGTAAGAGAAGCCACCACGGAAGGTACTCCGGTAACCATACCCAAGGATGACCCTGAGGCAGCGTCTTCAGAGGCTTTAGCAGCCTCTACGGAGGTCCAGACAGAACCCATCGAGGATATCTTAAAATCTGCCATGGAGAAGTATCCGTTTTCTATGGAAGATTTAAACACGCTTTATGGAAACATGAAAACATTGGTTCAAAAGGCGGACAAAGGTATTGTTACGGTTCATTCTGTTAAAACTCAGAAAGACTGGTTTAACAATCCGGTGGAGAATTCAGGCCTCTATGCAGGTGTGATCACAGCCTTTGCCAACCAGGAGCTTCTAGTGCTTACACCGGAAGGTGCGGTTGAGGATGCAGATGCCATTCGTGTGGCATTTACAGACGGAACTGAGGTACAGGGTACCATTAAGCAAAGAGATAAGCTTTCCGGAATGGCAATTGTCAGCGTGTCCACGGAGGGCCTTGGAAGGGCGCTCTTAGAAGAAATCAAAGCTCTTGAGCTTGGAAATTCCTATTCTGTGAAGCAGGGAGATTTAGTCATTGCCATTGGCGGTCCCGCAGGCATGGTTCATTCCTCGGGGTACGGATTTATTTCCTATATTACAAAGAATGTTCAGGTTACAGATGGTATGACCCGTGTCCTTTATACGGATGTAAAGGGGAATGCAGGAACAGGAACCTTTCTTATGAATACGTCGGGCCAGATCATCGGCTGGACAACGGATGAATATAAGAATGAAGGAAATACAAATATGACGGCTGCTATGGCCATTTCCGATTACAAGAATATTTTGGAAAAGATCAGCAACGGAGAGGCATATCCATACTTTGGAATCAAAGGCCAGGAAGTCAGTGCCGCCATGAACAGCAGCGGAATGCCGCTGGGAGTTTATGTAGTTGAGGTCAATGGGGACAGTCCAGCCTATAACGCCGGAATCCAGTGCGGTGACATCATTACCTCCATGGGAGGAGATACCATTGTCACCATGAAGGATTTTCAGATTCTACTGGAAAAATCCACCCCCGGACAGGTCATACCTGTCACGGTTTCCCGAAGCGGAAGGGAAGAATATAAAAAGATACAATTTCAGGTAACCATCGGAGCCAGGTGA
- a CDS encoding endonuclease MutS2 yields the protein MNQKALKTLEYHKIIGTLIEYATSDAGKELCKHLVPSTDYQEIVQAQTETTDAVSRVRQKGNISFNGVKDIRPSIKRLEVGSSLGIIEILAISSLLTISARAKAYGRHEDSELPEDSLEEFFRLLEPLTPVNTEIKRCIISEEEVSDDASPGLHKVRRQMRSINDKIHTQLNSILNSNRSYLQDAVITMRDGRYCLPVKSEHKSQVSGMVHDQSSTGSTLFIEPMAIVKLNNELRTLEIQEQKEIEMILADLSNQLMPYLEELETDYITLAKLDFIFAKAALSKHYKGSEPVFNTKGLIHIKDGRHPLLDPQKVVPITIHLGRDFDLLIVTGPNTGGKTVSIKTVGLFTLMGQSGLHIPAFDGSELAVFDEVFADIGDEQSIEQSLSTFSSHMTNIVQILGQADSRSLCLFDELGAGTDPTEGAALAISILSFLHNMKCRTMATTHYSELKVFALTTPGVENACCEFDVETLKPTYRLLIGVPGKSNAFAISKKLGLPDYIIEDAKTHLEAKDETFEDLLAHLEENRITIEKERIQIESYKREVEQLKTRLTQKEERLDEQRDKMIRTAKEEAQRILRDAKDTADQTIRQINKLSNDSGISKELEAERSRLRGKLQDVDASLTLKKEKSRQTKGIDPKKLKLGEGVKVLSMNLNGTVSSLPNAKGDLYVQMGILRSLVNLSDLELLQEDSVSSSGGKNGTRQGGSGSSSTRMSKSFSISPEINLIGMTTDEAIPQLDKYLDDAYLAHLPQVRVVHGRGTGALKAAVHKHLKKLKYVKEFRLGAFGEGDSGVTIVSFK from the coding sequence ATGAATCAGAAAGCATTAAAAACGTTAGAATACCATAAAATCATTGGAACTCTTATAGAATATGCAACCTCTGACGCAGGAAAAGAGCTGTGCAAACACCTGGTTCCATCTACTGATTACCAGGAAATCGTACAGGCCCAGACAGAAACCACAGATGCGGTTTCAAGAGTTCGTCAGAAGGGGAATATTTCATTTAACGGAGTGAAAGATATCCGCCCTTCCATCAAGCGCCTGGAGGTGGGAAGTTCCCTTGGCATCATTGAAATACTTGCCATTAGTTCCCTGTTAACCATATCTGCTCGTGCAAAGGCTTATGGGCGCCATGAAGACTCAGAGCTTCCTGAGGATTCTCTGGAGGAATTCTTCCGGTTGTTAGAGCCATTAACTCCAGTGAATACAGAAATCAAACGCTGCATTATCTCAGAGGAGGAAGTCAGTGACGACGCTAGTCCGGGACTTCACAAGGTTAGACGGCAGATGCGGTCTATCAACGATAAAATTCATACCCAGTTAAATTCTATATTAAATTCCAACCGTTCTTATCTTCAGGATGCAGTAATTACCATGAGAGACGGCCGTTACTGTCTGCCTGTTAAATCAGAACACAAGTCCCAGGTTTCCGGTATGGTCCACGACCAGTCTTCCACTGGTTCCACCCTCTTTATCGAGCCTATGGCAATCGTAAAGCTTAATAACGAGCTTCGCACCCTGGAAATTCAGGAACAGAAGGAAATCGAGATGATCCTGGCTGATTTAAGCAATCAGCTTATGCCTTATTTAGAAGAGCTTGAGACCGATTATATCACCCTGGCTAAGCTTGATTTTATCTTTGCAAAGGCGGCTCTGTCTAAGCATTACAAGGGAAGCGAGCCTGTGTTTAATACGAAGGGACTCATTCATATTAAAGATGGACGCCATCCTCTTCTTGATCCTCAAAAGGTAGTTCCTATCACCATCCATCTGGGCCGTGATTTTGACTTGTTAATCGTAACAGGTCCTAATACTGGTGGTAAGACCGTTTCCATTAAGACGGTGGGGCTATTCACCCTTATGGGACAATCCGGCCTTCACATTCCAGCCTTTGACGGATCAGAGCTAGCTGTGTTTGATGAGGTCTTTGCTGATATCGGCGACGAGCAGAGCATTGAACAGAGTCTGAGCACCTTTTCCTCTCATATGACGAATATTGTCCAGATTTTGGGACAGGCAGACAGCCGTTCTCTTTGTTTATTTGACGAACTTGGCGCAGGAACCGATCCTACGGAAGGTGCTGCACTTGCCATTTCCATATTGTCATTCCTTCACAACATGAAATGCCGTACCATGGCTACCACCCATTACAGCGAGCTTAAGGTATTTGCCTTAACGACTCCGGGAGTGGAAAATGCCTGCTGTGAATTTGATGTGGAAACTCTAAAGCCTACCTACCGTCTCTTAATCGGTGTTCCGGGAAAGAGTAACGCGTTTGCCATTTCCAAAAAGCTGGGACTTCCGGATTATATCATTGAAGATGCAAAGACACATCTGGAAGCAAAGGATGAAACCTTTGAGGACCTTCTGGCTCATTTGGAGGAAAACCGTATTACCATTGAAAAGGAACGAATTCAGATTGAATCTTATAAGCGGGAGGTGGAACAGCTTAAGACCAGGCTGACCCAAAAAGAGGAGCGGTTAGACGAGCAGCGGGATAAGATGATCCGTACTGCCAAGGAAGAAGCCCAGAGAATTTTACGGGATGCCAAGGATACCGCAGACCAGACCATCCGCCAGATCAACAAGCTGTCTAATGATTCTGGAATCAGCAAGGAATTAGAGGCGGAGCGGAGCCGGTTACGGGGAAAGCTTCAGGATGTGGATGCTTCTCTTACCCTTAAAAAGGAGAAAAGCCGGCAAACAAAGGGAATTGACCCGAAAAAGCTGAAGCTTGGAGAAGGAGTCAAGGTGCTTAGTATGAATTTAAATGGTACCGTCAGCTCTCTTCCTAACGCCAAAGGAGATTTATACGTTCAGATGGGTATTTTAAGATCCCTTGTGAATTTATCTGATCTTGAGCTTTTACAGGAGGACTCTGTATCTTCATCAGGAGGCAAAAACGGTACGAGACAAGGGGGAAGCGGAAGCAGCTCCACCAGAATGTCTAAATCCTTCTCCATTTCACCAGAAATTAATCTCATCGGTATGACCACGGATGAGGCCATTCCACAGCTTGACAAGTATTTAGATGATGCTTATCTGGCTCATCTGCCTCAGGTAAGAGTGGTTCACGGACGGGGAACCGGAGCGTTAAAAGCTGCAGTTCATAAGCATTTAAAAAAGCTTAAATATGTAAAGGAATTCCGTCTCGGTGCCTTTGGAGAAGGGGATTCCGGAGTAACCATTGTTTCATTCAAATAA
- a CDS encoding response regulator transcription factor — protein MAEKQRILIVDDDSNIAELISLYLIKECYDTEIVGDGEEALRVFPEFKPNLVLLDLMLPGMDGYQVCQRIRSQSQIPIIMLSAKGEVFDKVLGLELGADDYMIKPFDSKELVARVKAVLRRYQTMPSPSSSHTDQQGDYVEYPDLIVNLTNYSVIYMGHSIEMPPKELELLYFLAASPNQVFTREQLLDHIWGYEYIGDTRTVDVHIKRLREKIKDHSGWSLSTVWGIGYKFEVKR, from the coding sequence ATGGCAGAGAAACAGCGGATATTGATTGTAGATGATGACAGCAACATTGCAGAATTGATCTCCTTATATTTAATAAAAGAATGCTATGACACGGAAATTGTTGGGGACGGGGAGGAAGCTCTCCGTGTCTTTCCGGAATTTAAGCCAAACCTTGTTCTTCTTGACTTAATGCTGCCAGGCATGGACGGCTATCAGGTATGCCAGAGAATCCGTTCCCAGTCCCAGATTCCAATTATCATGCTCTCAGCCAAGGGTGAGGTCTTTGACAAGGTTCTTGGCCTTGAGCTGGGAGCCGATGACTATATGATCAAGCCCTTTGACTCCAAGGAGCTGGTAGCCAGGGTAAAGGCAGTTTTAAGGCGTTACCAGACCATGCCCTCTCCTTCCTCCTCCCATACGGATCAACAGGGGGATTATGTAGAGTATCCGGATTTGATTGTGAATCTTACCAATTATTCTGTTATCTATATGGGGCATTCCATTGAGATGCCTCCAAAGGAACTGGAATTGTTATACTTTTTAGCCGCCTCTCCCAATCAGGTGTTTACCAGAGAACAGCTCCTTGACCATATCTGGGGGTATGAATACATCGGGGACACCAGAACTGTTGATGTTCATATCAAGCGTCTGCGGGAAAAGATCAAGGATCATTCTGGCTGGTCGCTTTCTACGGTCTGGGGAATCGGGTATAAGTTTGAGGTGAAGCGCTAA
- a CDS encoding sensor histidine kinase translates to MSHSLYTKFILGYLIFGLLGFITIATFSSEITNQYLLKRYSENLYDEANQIASSYSGMYHGKDMNVTASYPELVKLAGYLNAQIWIVERQGTIMADSESKGKKGEVIENFDPVAFGNKHYTTGNYYNEFTYDVLSVHAPITGNYTTYGYVVIHLPLSYLQIERDNILNIVYITAAVVFGLSLVILLVFTKNVYLPLKKITAGANEYAQGNLTYHIEVNTRDEMGYLAGTLNYMSNELNKMEEYQKNFIANVSHDFRSPLTSIKGYLEAILDGTIPPEMHEKYLNRVISETERLNKLTQGMLTLNSLDSKGYLNRTNFDINRIIKDTAASFEGTCNEKNITFDLTFSDNIQMVYADLGKIQQVLYNLIDNAIKFSHHDSTVLIQASGKYEKIFISIKDTGIGIPKESIKKIWERFYKTDSSRGKDKKGTGLGLAIVREIIQSHGENIDVVSTEGVGSEFIFSLPRATNL, encoded by the coding sequence ATGAGCCATTCTCTCTATACAAAATTTATCCTGGGCTACCTTATATTTGGTCTCCTTGGATTTATTACCATCGCTACCTTTTCTTCCGAAATAACCAATCAATACTTATTAAAACGTTATTCGGAAAACTTATATGATGAAGCAAACCAGATTGCCTCCTCTTACAGCGGAATGTATCATGGAAAGGATATGAATGTCACTGCCTCCTATCCGGAGCTTGTGAAGCTGGCTGGCTATTTAAATGCCCAGATTTGGATTGTGGAACGCCAGGGTACGATTATGGCTGACAGTGAATCAAAAGGGAAAAAAGGTGAGGTCATAGAAAATTTTGACCCGGTGGCCTTTGGGAATAAGCACTATACCACGGGAAATTATTACAATGAATTTACCTACGATGTTCTTAGCGTCCATGCTCCCATTACTGGCAATTATACCACCTATGGCTATGTAGTGATTCATCTTCCTTTGTCTTATCTACAGATAGAACGGGATAATATTTTAAATATTGTCTATATCACTGCCGCCGTTGTTTTTGGTCTGTCCCTTGTGATTCTTCTTGTATTTACAAAGAACGTGTATCTGCCCCTGAAAAAAATCACGGCAGGTGCCAATGAATACGCCCAGGGAAACTTGACCTATCATATTGAAGTGAATACCAGAGATGAGATGGGCTATCTTGCCGGTACTCTTAATTACATGTCCAACGAGTTAAATAAGATGGAGGAATACCAAAAGAATTTTATTGCCAATGTCTCCCATGACTTCAGATCGCCTCTCACCTCGATTAAAGGATATTTGGAAGCAATACTTGATGGGACCATTCCACCGGAAATGCATGAGAAATATTTAAACCGGGTGATATCCGAAACGGAGCGGTTGAATAAATTGACCCAGGGAATGCTGACCCTAAACTCTCTTGACAGCAAGGGCTATCTAAACCGGACCAATTTTGACATTAACCGGATCATTAAGGACACTGCGGCTTCCTTTGAAGGGACCTGCAATGAAAAGAATATTACCTTTGATTTAACCTTTTCTGACAACATTCAGATGGTGTATGCCGACTTAGGCAAAATACAGCAGGTGCTTTATAACCTCATTGACAACGCCATTAAGTTCAGTCACCATGATTCAACCGTGCTGATTCAGGCTTCTGGAAAATATGAGAAGATATTTATCTCCATTAAAGATACGGGAATCGGCATTCCTAAGGAAAGCATAAAGAAAATCTGGGAACGTTTTTATAAAACAGACTCCTCCAGGGGAAAGGATAAGAAAGGGACGGGCTTAGGCCTTGCCATCGTCCGGGAAATCATTCAGTCTCATGGAGAGAACATTGATGTGGTCAGTACCGAAGGGGTGGGCTCGGAATTTATCTTCAGCCTTCCAAGGGCAACGAATTTATAA
- the licT gene encoding BglG family transcription antiterminator LicT — translation MEVKQVLGNNIISSWDTNGEEILLMGKGIGFSVKPGSQVDESKISKIFSLRTQEISRFTELLSQIPEEHIQCASEIISCARDILNKKLNDSIYITLTDHLNFAFERKKLGIEVRNALLWEIKRFYHQEFLVGLKALEIIKDRFNILLSEDEAGSIALHIVNAELDTDMEQSIEITGMIQDILNIVRYHFTLSLNEETLSYERFVTHLKFFVQRAVRKQFYETGDPEFCNMIYRQYQEAHQCALKVEAYMMKKKDYVLSDEELMYLTVHIRRIIKEHRGE, via the coding sequence ATGGAAGTAAAACAGGTATTAGGAAATAACATCATCAGCTCATGGGATACCAATGGCGAAGAGATTTTGCTTATGGGAAAAGGAATCGGCTTTTCAGTAAAGCCCGGCAGTCAAGTGGATGAATCCAAAATATCAAAGATATTTTCCTTAAGGACTCAGGAAATCAGCCGCTTCACAGAACTGCTCTCCCAGATTCCGGAGGAGCACATCCAGTGTGCCAGTGAAATCATCTCCTGCGCCAGGGATATATTAAATAAGAAGCTAAACGACAGCATTTACATTACCCTGACGGATCATTTGAATTTTGCATTTGAGCGTAAAAAGCTGGGAATTGAAGTGAGGAATGCGCTTTTGTGGGAGATCAAGCGGTTCTATCATCAGGAATTTTTAGTGGGATTAAAAGCTCTGGAAATTATAAAGGACCGGTTTAATATCCTGCTGTCTGAGGACGAAGCCGGAAGCATTGCCCTTCATATTGTCAATGCTGAGCTGGATACGGATATGGAGCAATCCATTGAGATTACCGGAATGATTCAGGACATCTTAAACATTGTCCGTTACCATTTTACCCTCTCTCTCAATGAAGAGACCCTGTCATACGAAAGGTTTGTCACCCATCTGAAATTCTTTGTCCAGAGAGCGGTGAGAAAACAATTCTACGAAACCGGTGACCCGGAGTTTTGCAATATGATCTACCGCCAGTATCAGGAAGCGCATCAATGTGCATTAAAGGTGGAGGCATATATGATGAAGAAAAAGGATTACGTCTTGTCTGATGAAGAGCTTATGTATTTAACGGTACATATCAGAAGAATTATTAAGGAACATCGAGGCGAGTAA